The window GGGTGAAATCTTAAAGATTCCACCCGCCTTCCGTTTATTCTATTTACATTTTTCAAGAAAAATCCTGACATTTTCCTCTTCTTTTTGTCTGTCTGTTCTCAAACGGCCCAAACGGTCGCAAAGCCCTAACAGCGCAACATCCTGAACGGATGTCTGCTGTTTCATTTTCTCCACATCCGCAAAAGGAAGGTTGTTTACAACAAACAGAAGCTGCATGTGCCAACGCACAAGAGCAGCCGTTTTTTGAATAAATTCCTCATCTCCGCTGAACTGCTTTAAAAATTCAGCCGCCATTTTCGCACCGAGACTGTCATGGTCATAAGAAGTGATCTTGCCCCTGCG of the uncultured Caproiciproducens sp. genome contains:
- a CDS encoding HDIG domain-containing metalloprotein; the protein is MKQNLYDAMERHLLEDDRPSEYFEGLEKTVALREYPFAVLHSLKNAEQSPEHHPEGNVWNHTMLVVDEAAKIKAKSSDEKVFMWAALLHDIGKQGTTRIRRGKITSYDHDSLGAKMAAEFLKQFSGDEEFIQKTAALVRWHMQLLFVVNNLPFADVEKMKQQTSVQDVALLGLCDRLGRLRTDRQKEEENVRIFLEKCK